ACAGGACAGTGCGCAAATCCCGAGCCCGGCCCGCGCCGCCGCCAGCATGTCGCCCTGCGAGGAGCAGCGCATCACCAGCGTGCCTTGCCGCGTGATGAAATCGCTCCACCGCGCGAGGCGCACATTCGAGGCCTGGTCGGCAAACCCGATCACGCTGTGCCCCCGCCACTCGTCCGGCCGCTCCGGCAGCTTGCGCCCGGCCGCATAACCGCGTGACGCATAGAAGCCGGCGCCGAGCCGTCCGATCCTGCGCCCGATCAGGTTCTCGTCCCCGGCATCGACCGGCCGCAGCACCACGTCGGCCTCGCGCCGCCGCACGCTCGCCGGAAACGGGTGGGTGATGATCTCGAGCTGGATGTTGGCGTGATCGCGCAGGAACGGTCCGAGCCGCGGCATCAGCCAATGCGCCGCCAGCGTCGCGCCGATCGACAGCTTCACGACGCCGCGGGCCTGCTCGCCGGTGGCGGACGCGGCCGCCTCTGCGCGCAAGGCGGCCGCCGCCATCACCTCGGTGTGCTCGCGGAATTTGCGGCCGTGCGACGTCAGCGACAGGCCGTCGTTGGAACGGGCGAACAGGCGGGTCCCGAGCTGCTTCTCGAGCGCCGCGACGTTGCGGCCGACGGTCGGATGGCTGATGCGCAGCCGCCGCGCCGCGCCGGCGAAGCTGCGCGTCTCCGCGACCGCGACGAACGTCTTGCAAAGCTCCCAGTCCATGCCGCCCGCCTGTGCCTGTTCATTTTTGGCAAATTGGCTGTTCAATATTGAACGTCATAACGCAGCCGTCCAGCCCTATATTGCCGCGCCAAGGGAGCCGACGCTCCAGCCATCACAACAAATCGCGATCCGCCCCGGCACCCGGCCGGGCGGTACGCATGGAGGATCCGAACAATGTCGCTGCCCGCTTCGCTCGCCAACAGGCTTGACCTGCCGGTCGTCGGCTCCCCGCTGTTCATCGTCTCGGGGCCGGAGCTCGTGATCGCGCAGTGCAAGGCGGGCATCGTCGGCTCATTCCCGGCGCTCAACGCCCGCCCGGTCGAGAAGCTCGACGAGTGGCTGACGCGGATCGAGAACGAGCTCGGCGAGTACCAGGCGCTGCATCCGGAGAAGAAGGTCGCGCCCTACGCGGTCAACCAGATCTGCCACGCCTCCAACGACCGCCTGATGCACGACATGGAAACCTGCGTGAAGCACAAGGTGCCGATCATCATCACCTCGCTGCGCCCGCCGTCCGAGATCGTCGAGGCCGCGCATTCCTACGGCGGCGTCGTGTTCCACGACGTCATCAACGTGAAGCACGCCCGCAAGGCCGCCGAGCAGGGCGTCGACGGATTGATACTGGTCTGCGCCGGCGCGGGCGGCCACGCCGGCACGCTGTCGCCGTTCGCGCTGGTGCGCGAGGTCAAGCAGTGGTTCAAGGGCACAATCCTGCTGTCGGGCGCGATCTCCGACGGCTGGAGCATCGCGTCCGCACTCGCGCTCGGCGCCGACCTCGCTTATGTAGGCACGCGCTTCATCGCGACCGAGGAAGCCAATGCCGACATCAGGTACAAGCAGGCGCTGACCGAATACGCCGCGCACGACATCGTCTATTCGAACCTGTTCACGGGCGTGCACGGCAACTATCTCGGACCGTCGATCGCAGCGGCGGGCCTCGATCCGGCCAACCTGCCCGTCGCCGACAAGTCGAAGATGAATTTCGGCTCCGGCGGCAACACCAAGGCCAAGGCCTGGCGCGACATCTGGGGCTCGGGCCAGGGCATCGGCCAGATCACCGACGCCCCGCCGGTCGCCGAGCTGGTGGCGCGGCTGAAAGCGGAGTTTAATGAGGCCCGCAACGATTTCGTCCGTGCCAGCGCCTGACTTGGACGCCGCCTGGAGAAGTGCAGCATGATCATCAGCGGCGACAGACAGATCAGCTACAGCGATATTCACGCCCGCATTGCGCGGGCCGCAACTGGCTTCCGCGCGCTTGGCGTTCAGGGCGGCAAGCCGGTCGGCATGATGCTGCGCAACGATTTCGCGCTGTTCGAGGTGGTCGCAGCCTCGGCCGCGCTCGGCAGCCCGGTGGTGCCGATCAACTGGCATCTGAAGGCCGACGAGGTCGCCTACATCCTGTCCGACAGTGGCGCCAACACGCTGGTCTGCCACGCCGACCTGCTGCCGCAGATCCGCGACGGGTTGCCGCCGGCGATCAAGCTCCTGGTGGTGACGACGCCGCCGGAGATCGCCGCGGCCTATGGCGTGGCGCCGGAGAACACGCGGGTGCCCGACGGCATGACCGATTGGGACATCTGGCGTGACACGCATCAACCGCTGACCGACGCCCCGATCGGGGCAGCGCCAATGTTCTATACATCGGGCACCACCGGCTTGCCGAAGGGCGTCCAGCGCAAGCCGCTGCCGCTCGCGCAGCAGGCCGCCGCCGCGCGCATCAGCACCATTACCTTCGGCATCAGGCCGGACGACGGCCAGGTGATCCTGATGAACGGGCCGATGTACCATTCGGCCCCGCACTCCTATGGGATGTTCGCGTTCCGCAACGGCTGCACCGTCGTGCTGGAGCCGCGCTTCGATCCCGAGGACCTGCTGCAACTCACCGAACGCCACCGCGTCACCCACATGCACATGGTGCCGACCATGTTCGTGCGCCTGTTGCGGCTGCCGGAGGAGGCGCGGCGCCGCTACGACCTGTCCTCGCTACGCTTCATCGTGCATGGCGCGGCGCCCTGCCCGGTCGAGGTCAAGCGCGCGATGATCGAGTGGTGGGGATTGGTGATCAACGAATATCTCGGCGCCACCGAGACCGGCATCCCGGTCTGGCATACGGCGGCGGAAGCGCTGGCCAAGCCCGGCACCGTAGGCCGCGCCATCGAGGGCGGCATCGTCAAGGTGTTCCGGCCGGACGGCACGCCTTGCGACGTCGGCGAGCCCGGCGAGATCTTCATGCGCCAGACGTTGATATCGGATTTCGACTATCACGGTAACGCCAAGGCGCGCGCCGAGGCCGATCGCGACGGCCTCGTCAGCGTCGGCGACGTCGGCTATCTCGACGCGGACGGCTATCTGTTCCTGTGCGACCGCAAGCGCGACATGGTGATCTCGGGCGGCGTCAATATCTACCCCGCCGAAATCGAGAATACCCTGATCGGCATGGAAGGCGTCCGTGACTGCGCGGTGTTCGGCGTTCCCGACGACGAATATGGCGAGCGGCTGTTCGCCTGCGTCGAGCCGGAAGCCGGTAGCACGCTGTCGGTCGCCGCGATCCAGGAATTCCTCCGCGGCAAGCTCGCCAATTTCAAGGTGCCGAAGGACATCCGCTTCATGGATGCGCTGCCGCGCGAGGCGACCGGCAAGATCTTCAAGCGCAAGCTGCGCGACCTCTACCGCGAAGGTCAGCTTCGCTGAACCGGGTGACGGTGAAGCCGAACGGCGTTTGAAACTTAGTTGCTGTTGCAAAAGGCCGGCGATCGACGCAACGATGCCGGCGCATCCCCAGCCCGGATCATCGCCATGAACTCGACCGACTTCATCGTCATCCGCAACGACCTGCAGCAATGCAAGGTGATCGAGACGCAGCTGCCCGACGCCGCGGCCCTGCCGGCCGACGCGCTGCTGGTGAAAGTGACCCGCTTCGCCTTCACCGCCAACAACATCACCTACGCCGTGATCGGCGAGCAGCTGAAATACTGGCAGCTGTTCCCGGCGCCCGACGGCTACGGCATCATCCCGGTGTGGGGTTTTGGCGAGGTGCTGGCGTCGAAACATCCCACGATCGCAGCCGGCGAAACGCTGTTCGGCTATTTCCCGATGGCGACCCATCTCGTGATCGAGGCGGCCGACGTCAGCAAGCGCGGTCTGCGCGATGCGGCCGCGCACCGGCAGGAGGTCTCGCCGGTCTACAATGCCTATGCCCGCGTCTCCGGCGATCCGACCTATGCCGGCCGGCAGGGCGACTTCCGCGCGCTGCTGCTGCCGCTGTTCATGCTGTCGTTCCTGGTCGATGACGCCCTCGCCGAGAATGAATTCTACGGCGCGCGCCGCGTCATCCTGTCGTCGGCCTCGAGCAAGACCGCGTTCGGGCTCGCCCACCTGCTGCACAAACGAGGTATCCGGGTGATCGGGCTGACCTCGAAGGGCAATGTCGATTTCGTCAGCTCGCTCGGCTGCTATGACGAGGTCGTCACCTATGACCAGGTCAGCGCGATCCCGGCGGCCGAGCCTGTCGCCTATGTCGACATGGCCGGCAACAGCGCGCTGCGCGAGAGCCTGCACCGGCACTTCGGCGCGCAGATGGTCTATTCCGGCCGGGTCGGGCTCACGCATCGTGCGAGCGAGCCGGACGAGCCGACGCTGCCCGGCGCCAAGCCGGTGTGGTTCTTCGCGCCGGACCAGATCCGCAGGCGCGCCAAGGAATGGGGGCCCGGCGGCATCGACCAGCGTTTCGGCGCCGCCTGGACCGAGCTCGTGCCGCATCTGCCCGATTGGCTCGATGTCGTCGAACGGCGCGGCCCGGCCGCGGTGCGCGAGGCCTATCTCGATACCCTGCAGGGCCGCGTTCCGCCGGATCAAGGCCTGATCCTGTCGCTGGCCGAATAGGCGCTATCCCGTCACGCCCTTTCTGCGGCCTTGCCAATGGGTATAGGCTCGACGCCAAGGGAACGCCGCCAAGAAAACCTCACCAAGGCGGCCGATGACGAGAAACGCTCAATGCTCGACAAGACGGACGATATTTCGGTCGCCGCCGACAATTGGCTTGTGCAGTTCGAGGATGCGCTGGCGGGTCCCGACGATGTGCTGCTGAAGCCGCTGGTCCACCCCGAGAGCTACTGGCGCGACGTGCTGGCGCTGAGCTGGAACATCCAGACCGTCAACCGCGCCTTTGCCATCGTCGAGGAACTGCCCGCGCACGCGCGCCGCAGCACGCCGCATGACTTCCGCATCGATGCCGAGCGCGCGCCGCCCCGCCGGGTGATGCGCGCCGGCACCCATGCGATCGAGGCGATCTTCAAGTTCGAGACTGCCGTCGGCCGCGGCCACGGCATCGTGCGGCTGATCCCTGACGCCGCCGACGGCGATCGACTGAAGGCCTGGACGCTGCTGACGGCGCTCGAGGAATTGAAGGGCTTTGAGGAGCAGCAGGGCCACACGCGGCCGCGCGGCCAAGCTTACTCGCGCGACTTCCGCGGACCCAACTGGCTCGACTTGCGCAAGGCATCCGCCGAATATGGCGACCGCGATCCCGACGTGCTCGTGGTCGGCGGCGGACAGGCCGGGCTGGCGATCGCCGCGCGGCTCAAGCAGCTCAAGATCGACGCACTGATCGTCGACCGCGAGGCCCGGGTCGGCGACAATTGGCGCAAGCGTTACCACGCGCTGACCCTGCACAACCAGGTGCAGGTCAATCATTTGCCCTACATGCCGTTCCCGCCGAACTGGCCGACCTACATCCCCAAGGACAAGCTCGCCAACTGGTTCGAATCCTATGTCGATGCCATGGAGCTGAACTTCTGGACCGGCACGGAATTCGTCGGGGGCAGCTATGACGAGGCCAAGGGACGCTGGACCGTCGAGCTGCGCCGCGCCGACGGCACGACGCAGACAATGCAGCCGCGCCATGTCGTGATGGCGACCGGCGTCAGCGGCATTCCGAGCTTGCCTGATATCCCGTCGCTGGAGAGTTTCTCCGGCAAGGTGCTGCATTCCAGTGGCTATGAGGACGGCGAACATTGGGCCGGCAAGCGCGCGCTTGTCATCGGCACCGGCAACAGCGGCCACGACATCGCACAGGACCTGCATTCATCCGGCGCCGAGGTCACGCTGGTGCAGCGTTCTTCGACGCTGGTTACCAATATCGAGCCGTCGGCGCAGCTGGCCTATGCCGCCTACAATGATGGCTCGCTCGAGGACAATGATCTGATCGCGACCTCGATGCCGCTCGCGCTCGCCAAGCGCAGCCATGTGCTGATGACGGAGCAGTCGAAAGAGCTCGACAAGCCGCTGCTCGACGGCCTCGCGCGCAAGGGCTTCAAGCTCGATTTCGGCGACGGCGGCACCGGCTGGCAGTTCAAGTACCTGACCCGCGGCGGCGGCTACTACTTCAACGTCGGCTGCTCCGACCTCGTCGCCAGCGGCGCGATCGCTCTGAAGCAATTTGCCGATATCGACACCTTCGTGAGCGAAGGCGCGCGACTGAAGAATGGCGAGACGGTTACCGCCGACCTGATCGTGCTCGCGACCGGCTACCGGCCGCAGGAAGAACTGGTGAAGAGGCTGTTCGGGGAAGCCATGGCTGCGCGCGTCGGCCCGATCTGGGGTTTTGGCGACGGCCAGGAGCTGCGCAACATGTACACCCGCACGCCGCAGCCCGGCCTGTGGTTCATCGCCGGCAGCCTCGCGCAATGCCGCATCAACTCGCGCTATCTGGCGCTGCAGATCAAGGCGATCGAGGCAGGCCTGTTACCGCGCAATGTCGGGCCGGTGGCGAAGCTTTCGTAGAAAACTTACCGGCGTTCCGGGACGCGAAGCGAACCCGGAACCTCGAGATTCCGGGTTCGATGCTGCGCATCGCCCCGGAATGACGACCTTGGGGGACATTACATGCCAACCATCCTCGGCACCGGCGACCATCGCTACCGCGTGGTGGAAAACTTCGCAAAACTCCCCGACGGCTGGAGCCTGACTGATGTCGCCTCCGTCGCAGTCGACAGCAGGGATCGCGTCTATGTGTTCAACCGTGGCGAACATCCGATGGTGGTGCTCGACCGCGAAGGAAACTTCATCCGGAGCTGGGGCGAAGGCGTGTTCGCGCGCGCCCATGGCCTGCACATCGATGCTGACGACAATCTCTATTGCACCGACGACGGCGACCACACCGTGCGCAAGTGCTCGACCGACGGCAAGGTGCTGCTGACGATCGGTATCCCGAACAAACCCGCGCCTTTCATGAGCGGCGAGCCGTTCCATCGCTGCACCCATACCGCGCTGTCGCCGCAGGGTGAGATCTACGTCTCCGATGGCTACGGCAATGCCTGTGTCCACAAATACACGCCGGACGGCACGCTGATCAAAACCTGGGGCGAGCCGGGCACCGATCCCGGCCAGTTCAACATCGTGCACAACATCGCAACCGACGCCGACGGCTGGGTCTATGTCGCCGACCGCGAGAATCATCGCGTCCAGGTGTTCGACGGCAACGGCCGATACGAGACGCAGTGGAACAACCTGCACCGGCCTTGCGCGCTGTGCTGCTGCTCCGGCGGCAAGCAACCGAACTTCGTGATCGGCGAGCTCGGCCCCGGCATGGCCGTGAACCGCAGGGTGCCCAATCTCGGCCCGCGGCTGTCGATCGTAGATGGCACCGGCAAGCGCATCGCCCGGCTCGGCGGCGAGCACGGCCCGGGCGTCGAGACCGGCAAATTCCTGGCGCCGCATGGCATCGCGCTGGACTCGCGCGGCGACATCTATGTCGGCGAAGTCGGCGTCACCGACTGGAAGACCAGCTTTCCCGACACCGAGATGCCGGCCGCCGTGCGGGTGACGCGGTGTTTGCAGAAGCTGGAGCGGGTGATGGGGTAACCGCGCTGTATTGAAGCAGAGCGCCTACTATCACCGTCACCCTGAGGTGGCCGCTTCTTCAGCGGCCCTCGAAGGGTCGACGGCCCGGCCGGTGGCCGTGCATCCTTCGAGACGCCGCTTCGCGGCTCCTCAGGATGACGGGTCGAACAGTGCGCGCCCGCGTAATCAAACCTCTCCGATCACCTCGCGGCGGCGCTGCTCGGATTCTTCCGCATAGCGCCGCATCGCGTGCGCTTCGGTGAGCAGGCCGATCGGCCGCCGGTCGCCGTCGCCTTCGACCACGGCAAGCGATTCCGCTTCGGCGGCGTCGAACACCGCGATTGCCTCCTGCACGTTCATGCCGGGATGCAGCACCACGTCGGCGTAGCGCAGGATGGCCGCAAGGCCCTTGTCGGCCTCGAGATCGGGCGCGTGCGCTTCCGCGACCAGCGCGAGCCCGGCATAACGCCCCTCGCCGTCGACCGCGACGACCTGGGTCTTCGAGCCGGGCGGGAATTCCTCGCGGAACGTCTCGATCGGCATTGCGGCGTTCACCGTCGTCATGTCCTGCCGCATCATCTTGCCGACCGTGAGATCGCGGATCCAGCCGATATCGGCGGCACTGCGGATGGTCTCGCCGCGCAGATGCAGCCGCCAGGTCGCGAACGAGTAGCCGAACAGCTCGCGCGTGATCGTGGTCGAGATGATGACCGCGACCAGCACCGCGGTGGTGAGCCAGAGATTGCCGGTGGATTCCAGCGCGATGAACGACATCGTCAATGGACCGCCGATCACCGAGGCCGACAGCGCGCTCATGCCGATGACAGCATAGGCGTTGGGATCGAGATTGAGCCCAGGCCACACGATGTCGACGCCGGCCGCGAACAGCCGGCCGCCGAGCGCGCCCATGAACAGCGTGGCGAAGAACAATCCGCCGCGGAAACCCGAACCCAGCGACACGATCGAGGCCACCGCCTTCAGCACGAACACGCCGGCGATGATGGTCAGTGGCATCGCCACGATGCCGGCGAAGCGCAGCGCGCCATGGCCCGACGACATCACCTGCGGCGTCAGCAGCGCCATCGCGCCGACCGCGAGCCCGCCGAGCGCCGGCCGCAGCGGCTGCCATAGCCGGGTCTTGGTGAGCAGCGCCTCGCACAGCGTCACCCCGCGCATGATCGCGATTCCGGTCAGCGCCGCGACCATGCCGAGCAGCGTGGCGATGGCAAGATCCCGCCCCAGTACGTCGCCGACAGTTCCGACGCCGACGCCAAGCGGTAGCGGCTCGAAGGCATGGGCGACGAAATAGCCAGTCACCGCCGCCACGCCGACCGGGGTCAGGCTCGCCGGCGTGTAGCCGCCGATCACAAGTTCGAAAGCGTAGAACGC
This Bradyrhizobium sp. CCBAU 53421 DNA region includes the following protein-coding sequences:
- a CDS encoding chloride channel protein, with the translated sequence MTTTTSYIEAPRRLRAFVRAHETSLVVLAVLIGAIGGLVVAVMSGLVTVLHSVLFNLPLGERLSSQPSIDPARALVVPTVGGLVLGVAFLLLLRVRPAREIDPIEANALYGGRMSFRGSVIVALQTIWSSGVGGSVGLEAGYTQLSSGLAASLGRGFHLRRNDQRIMVGCGAAAAIAGAFSAPLAGAFYAFELVIGGYTPASLTPVGVAAVTGYFVAHAFEPLPLGVGVGTVGDVLGRDLAIATLLGMVAALTGIAIMRGVTLCEALLTKTRLWQPLRPALGGLAVGAMALLTPQVMSSGHGALRFAGIVAMPLTIIAGVFVLKAVASIVSLGSGFRGGLFFATLFMGALGGRLFAAGVDIVWPGLNLDPNAYAVIGMSALSASVIGGPLTMSFIALESTGNLWLTTAVLVAVIISTTITRELFGYSFATWRLHLRGETIRSAADIGWIRDLTVGKMMRQDMTTVNAAMPIETFREEFPPGSKTQVVAVDGEGRYAGLALVAEAHAPDLEADKGLAAILRYADVVLHPGMNVQEAIAVFDAAEAESLAVVEGDGDRRPIGLLTEAHAMRRYAEESEQRRREVIGEV
- a CDS encoding acyl-CoA synthetase → MIISGDRQISYSDIHARIARAATGFRALGVQGGKPVGMMLRNDFALFEVVAASAALGSPVVPINWHLKADEVAYILSDSGANTLVCHADLLPQIRDGLPPAIKLLVVTTPPEIAAAYGVAPENTRVPDGMTDWDIWRDTHQPLTDAPIGAAPMFYTSGTTGLPKGVQRKPLPLAQQAAAARISTITFGIRPDDGQVILMNGPMYHSAPHSYGMFAFRNGCTVVLEPRFDPEDLLQLTERHRVTHMHMVPTMFVRLLRLPEEARRRYDLSSLRFIVHGAAPCPVEVKRAMIEWWGLVINEYLGATETGIPVWHTAAEALAKPGTVGRAIEGGIVKVFRPDGTPCDVGEPGEIFMRQTLISDFDYHGNAKARAEADRDGLVSVGDVGYLDADGYLFLCDRKRDMVISGGVNIYPAEIENTLIGMEGVRDCAVFGVPDDEYGERLFACVEPEAGSTLSVAAIQEFLRGKLANFKVPKDIRFMDALPREATGKIFKRKLRDLYREGQLR
- a CDS encoding nitronate monooxygenase family protein, producing the protein MSLPASLANRLDLPVVGSPLFIVSGPELVIAQCKAGIVGSFPALNARPVEKLDEWLTRIENELGEYQALHPEKKVAPYAVNQICHASNDRLMHDMETCVKHKVPIIITSLRPPSEIVEAAHSYGGVVFHDVINVKHARKAAEQGVDGLILVCAGAGGHAGTLSPFALVREVKQWFKGTILLSGAISDGWSIASALALGADLAYVGTRFIATEEANADIRYKQALTEYAAHDIVYSNLFTGVHGNYLGPSIAAAGLDPANLPVADKSKMNFGSGGNTKAKAWRDIWGSGQGIGQITDAPPVAELVARLKAEFNEARNDFVRASA
- a CDS encoding DUF2855 family protein, whose translation is MNSTDFIVIRNDLQQCKVIETQLPDAAALPADALLVKVTRFAFTANNITYAVIGEQLKYWQLFPAPDGYGIIPVWGFGEVLASKHPTIAAGETLFGYFPMATHLVIEAADVSKRGLRDAAAHRQEVSPVYNAYARVSGDPTYAGRQGDFRALLLPLFMLSFLVDDALAENEFYGARRVILSSASSKTAFGLAHLLHKRGIRVIGLTSKGNVDFVSSLGCYDEVVTYDQVSAIPAAEPVAYVDMAGNSALRESLHRHFGAQMVYSGRVGLTHRASEPDEPTLPGAKPVWFFAPDQIRRRAKEWGPGGIDQRFGAAWTELVPHLPDWLDVVERRGPAAVREAYLDTLQGRVPPDQGLILSLAE
- a CDS encoding NAD(P)/FAD-dependent oxidoreductase; the protein is MLDKTDDISVAADNWLVQFEDALAGPDDVLLKPLVHPESYWRDVLALSWNIQTVNRAFAIVEELPAHARRSTPHDFRIDAERAPPRRVMRAGTHAIEAIFKFETAVGRGHGIVRLIPDAADGDRLKAWTLLTALEELKGFEEQQGHTRPRGQAYSRDFRGPNWLDLRKASAEYGDRDPDVLVVGGGQAGLAIAARLKQLKIDALIVDREARVGDNWRKRYHALTLHNQVQVNHLPYMPFPPNWPTYIPKDKLANWFESYVDAMELNFWTGTEFVGGSYDEAKGRWTVELRRADGTTQTMQPRHVVMATGVSGIPSLPDIPSLESFSGKVLHSSGYEDGEHWAGKRALVIGTGNSGHDIAQDLHSSGAEVTLVQRSSTLVTNIEPSAQLAYAAYNDGSLEDNDLIATSMPLALAKRSHVLMTEQSKELDKPLLDGLARKGFKLDFGDGGTGWQFKYLTRGGGYYFNVGCSDLVASGAIALKQFADIDTFVSEGARLKNGETVTADLIVLATGYRPQEELVKRLFGEAMAARVGPIWGFGDGQELRNMYTRTPQPGLWFIAGSLAQCRINSRYLALQIKAIEAGLLPRNVGPVAKLS
- a CDS encoding LysR family transcriptional regulator gives rise to the protein MDWELCKTFVAVAETRSFAGAARRLRISHPTVGRNVAALEKQLGTRLFARSNDGLSLTSHGRKFREHTEVMAAAALRAEAAASATGEQARGVVKLSIGATLAAHWLMPRLGPFLRDHANIQLEIITHPFPASVRRREADVVLRPVDAGDENLIGRRIGRLGAGFYASRGYAAGRKLPERPDEWRGHSVIGFADQASNVRLARWSDFITRQGTLVMRCSSQGDMLAAARAGLGICALSCLVGADYPDLVRVAPQKLSSLSDLWLLAHPDLVELPSVRAVIGFVTDCAREDRIRLRG
- a CDS encoding peptidyl-alpha-hydroxyglycine alpha-amidating lyase family protein, producing MPTILGTGDHRYRVVENFAKLPDGWSLTDVASVAVDSRDRVYVFNRGEHPMVVLDREGNFIRSWGEGVFARAHGLHIDADDNLYCTDDGDHTVRKCSTDGKVLLTIGIPNKPAPFMSGEPFHRCTHTALSPQGEIYVSDGYGNACVHKYTPDGTLIKTWGEPGTDPGQFNIVHNIATDADGWVYVADRENHRVQVFDGNGRYETQWNNLHRPCALCCCSGGKQPNFVIGELGPGMAVNRRVPNLGPRLSIVDGTGKRIARLGGEHGPGVETGKFLAPHGIALDSRGDIYVGEVGVTDWKTSFPDTEMPAAVRVTRCLQKLERVMG